The Coffea arabica cultivar ET-39 chromosome 10e, Coffea Arabica ET-39 HiFi, whole genome shotgun sequence region TTGTGTGAAGGGCCTATGCTTTTCCCACGAGTAAATCTCTTAATTGCTACATTTCCACAGGAAGGAATTTCTCCTTCATATACAACTGCTGAGGCACCTTCACCAATAATTCTGTCCTCTTTGAACCCCTTTGTAGCTTCCTTTATCTCACTCAGTGACAAGTATTTTGGTACTTTATAGCTCTGAAATCTGCCAATATGATATTCAATGTGCCGCTCTCTCTTAGCTTTGCTTCTATTCCTCTTTATGCAACATAAAATAACAAACAGAGCAACTGCAACTAGAATCACTGTGATTACAGCAGAACCTCCTATGACAAGAATCAATCCAAAtttccattttcttgaatgatcaaaattgagGTCAAGATCCCCTGGAAAGCACGCCAGACAATCCCCTTCTTCAACTGTATCCATAGACAATGTTGAAGATCGAAACCAGAAAGTCTTAAATCGCCAACGACTAATACTGTGAATAGCTGATCCTCCACCATTAGAAGCAGTAAATCCCACATGCATAAATTCTTTAAAATCGCCAGTAAAATCAGCCTGAGCAACAAGAATAGGACTAAGTGGCCTAACCTGAGAATATCCCACCCAAACCCTGATCATCTTCTCCGAATTTCGATACTCAATCCAAGCAGTCATCTCCTTTCCAGCTTTAAGATCAATCCCTCTTGAGACGACGTCAACAGAAGCCAAAGATTTAATTTGTCTCACATCAATGCCAACATGGTTCCCATTTATATCATCAAAAAAGGGATTATAACTCGTGTCAAATTCTACAGCAATGAATGAATCTTGAgtgttggaaacttcttccggGAGGCCCATCCAACCGTCGGTAATGCTTAAAGAATCCATATTGGAAGTGACCAGAAATGCAAGTCCATCTCCAAAAGGGCAAGAAGGGGTGGGGGAAATGTTGAATGAAAAGCTGCAAGAGAATGAAGCAGCAGTGCCTTTGGATGAAGAATCAAGAAACCGAATTGGGTTGATGTAAAAGGCTCGGCCAATGCCTGAAAGAGAGGTGGAAGAAGCTGATTCTAGGGTGGATTGTGATGGCGAAGTGCATTGGTGATCTTGAGTTAGTCTGATTGAATCGTTCTCAACGGATGCATCACCAAAAAGGGTGACATTGTTTGCAGGAAAATAAAGTGGAGCTGAGGAAGAGAAAGATGATGAAGTGTAGACAtagagaaaaagaagataagCCCAGATGAGTATGGTTGAAGATGAACGCATTCTGGGAATTTGGAGCTCAAGATTCAAACTttgatcaagaaatggaaagttGAGAGTTCTTGGAGGAAGTTTTCTCAAGGATTTTCATGGGTTGATTTTGATCTTGGGAGCTCATGAGAAATGACAGATTGGGTGATTTTTCTCCAATTTACAACCAGGGATTTTGGAGAACGTTGCCAAGAATCAAGAAAGTGAAAAACCCCGTTGATAACTGCAGAAAAAACGAAGAAAAATGAGGTGGGGAGAAGGGGTTGAATCTTGCAAATTGAAATGTGGAGTGGAAAAATATGGCGGGGAAATCAGTTGCAGACTTTGGAGTAACCGGGATATTAGGGAGCGCACAGATTTGGTGTCAGAGGGACTTGGGCTTGTATTGTGGGCTTTTTCtgtttcgtttttcttttttcgttttTGTGGATCTGCCTGGTTTCACCTACTAGTAGCAACCTTCTATTGCTATTAACAGGCCTCATTTTTCTgggttaagaaaaaaaatttccattttttatttgttttagggGGTGCTTCGTTAGTGctgtctattttttttttaaggtaaaaaaaaaaaaagttagtagGTTTGACTCCAATCACCAGTAATAAAAAGAGTTTTCTACTTAAATTGGACTTTACTTTTTTATTGAAATTTATAATCGGAATATGCTTCTGGAACTATAGGTCACCTATGGAGATTCTTAAAAATCGCCTATCAATACAGCTCTCACTTTTTGTAAAGAAGTAACCCGTCCTTACCAATTGAGTCAACTTATGTTGGCAATAACGAAAGATTAATTCAATTAAAATCTGAAAGAATCGTATGCTTCGTTTAGACATTTTCTTAGGTAAACGTAACAGGTTTGCTCAGCACCAAGAAGGTTTCCCCTTCAATGGATTTGCTGTTTTTTTGCAGTAATAACCACATgaaaagcaataaaaggaaCCCCTTTCAATAGTTCTCTCAGCGAATGAGCAATGATGAAACAAGCCACGTACAAAACTACAGACATAGAATTTACCCTGTTCAGGGGTGATTCTCTGGTTCTGTGCAGGATGCACAACTTCATGCTTACTAAGTACGTCAAGAAGTAGGCAGTAGGTGTAAGCAGAAACCAGATTGCTTGAAGGAAATCCAATCCAAGGACAAGATTATTACAGATTTTTCCATACATAAAGGATGCGAGGACGaacacattttttttccctGATAGAAGACATAATCATTAACTCAAGAACAATTAGAATTCCGTCTTCCTGTCTCTCTAGTAGGCGTTCAGTTTGTACGAGCTGCTGTAAATTAAGGGTCATATGGGGAATTGTGATGGATACAACAAATTGTTTGAAATGCTTATGACAAACAAAAGCTTAGTTTAAGAACATTTTCAGGTGTCAAAAGACTTTCAGAGGAACTTCATCATCATCCAAGAAAAGCAACCAAATGAATCCAAGAACTTCAGCATTTGAGTTCAACAGAGGTAGCTGGAGTTTTATATTGGAGGAAACAACTGGGATAACAAGAATTTGTATCAAACTGCAACTCAGCCAAGTCCCATCTTGAGGCAGCCACTTAAGATTGCTACAGTGGGTAGCTCCACCTCAATTTTTGTCTCTACCACCACATCACACATGTTGCCCTTCTTGCTGTTGATCCGTCAAATGTTACACTGCCTATGACTAACAACtcatcaaaaaatgaaaaacgtGCAGATGTGTCGAATTACTGCAATATCATTACAGGGGtataagaccattttgataggTGCAGACCAAAAAATGCCAAGCATGAAGATTATGAAGTACCATCAAAACCGCAATTGTAACATAAAATGCAGAAATAATGATGAAAAGCATTAACATCAGAAGATCTTAAACAAGATTACAGGCAAAAGTTTAGAGCGTGTGGAAAAGTGCATTTATTATTGGAAACTGTTTCACCAAGATACTCTCCATGACCAAGCTGAGACATAAGATATAATAAGAACACAGCCATTTAAGTGCTTCTTGAAGATGTTCAAATATAAGATGGACTGTAATTGATTGAGCAACCTTGAACCAAAAACACACATGGGTCCAATCAGATGCTAGACAAATTAATAGTTCTGTATGGTCACCCCCATACTTTCCATGCAACCCACATTCTTGTAAACCATGAGACTTTTATAGTGAGCCATTATCCATCACTCTCCACTTTGTTTCCTCCAAGCAATACAAATATTCCTCTCTTTTTTCAACAGAGGAATCTCACCCTTCTACAGGGGTCTCACATGGCAGAACAATCTCACAAATAAACCTACTGGGCTTAAAAAGACAGCTTGGCACAACAACCTTGCTCAATTCTATTGATTGTTCACTTATCTGTTTTAAAAGGCTTTCATGGTCAGCTCATTCATGTTCTCAGTTCCCACTATTAATCATATTCATGCTCAGCCCTTTGATTTGTTTATAACAACCTTAGCATGATAAGGTTCATGAACCTGAATAAGTCAAATTCGAGCTCATAATTGTTTCAAACTCATACTGTATGTTCTAAAATgcaatttgagaaaataaaaacaacagAATCAAgttcaacttttgaaaatatGCACACTTTCCAGGCATTAATCatcataataaataaaaataagaaaataagtaAGATTAAccaactttaatttttttcacttAAATTAACTCACAAAGACTACAATGCTCAGAAAAACTCTTTAGCTCAATTTTTTGCCAGTTAACAATTCTCAATGCAGTTGAATCTATAGGCAATGGGcataaatatctcttcattATTGGCTCAGTTCAAAAGAAAAGTGTGAAAGCTCCAACACCCCGGGCAATGTCAGAATAATAGTACAGACATTGGACCTTTTATAGGTCAAAGCAGTCATAACATGATTAAGAGATAAAACTGATGcaggatgttacaatctccttGTTGTTGCTGATTCAAGTTCACTCACATCATTACAGAATCTGACTCCGAGTAAGTTGTTGATATATTGCTTAGTAACCATACTGATTGACATTTACTTTCTTTAATTGCTCCTCATTGCAGACCTTTAATCCAGCAGATAACCCAAGTCAAGCTTAAGCATGTTTACATGGAATCAAACAGAATGGTGGATTGGTTAGCTAATATGGGAGTGGCATAggaattggattttttttttccttttttcttgtaTTCCTCAACCTGTAGTTAACACATTTTGTATAGATGGAgcacaatgagataaatttccTTGAATGATTGTAACTGACCTTTGGTTTTTCAATTAATGAACTTCTTTTACCCACCAAAAACAATAAAAGACCGCCTAACACTACTTTTCGTCTTAGCTTTTGGCCTTCCTGAGCCTTGCATATCACCATAACCTGCTCAAGGCAAAAGCGCAGTGACAAAGTGACAAGGAATTTTCAGATCTTAAAGTGAAGCAAAATCATAAACTCAATAGTTCCTACAAATGGCCAGTCTAAGTAAGTTTCTACAAATGCATCTTCTGTCATTGATCTGACCTGCTGACAGAATAGGGTTTCGATTAGTTCCTATAATCAGACACCAAATTAGATGGACTCATACTACAGTTTAACTGACAACTTGCTCCCTTGCTACTGACGAAGGTTTACTTATGCCCCAAATACTAACAAACCAAAATTTTACACAGAAAGAAGAATAGTATAGAAATCACTAGGTACATAAACAGAAGTTCTATTAGAGCAGAAGGACTTTATAAGGTTTGATTCAGGTATTCTTTGTAAAGTATAAAATTTTCGACTAGATATAATGATCTGTAGACTACATGAGATtcaaaaaaatacaaagaaacaGATACCATAAAGCAGCATCTCTGAAGAGGTCAAGCGTTCTTAAAAAATCAAGCATAAGCAGTTAAGAACCAGAAGAAAGGATGCGTAAATTAATATAATTGGAAATGAAAAGGAGGAATTACCCAGATGCACTTGCAAAGCACCTCGTTGCCACTTTATTCACTCTGATTGACCGTGGATGAAGAATCAAGAGCCATGTTCTGAAGCTCCTTCTGCTTCAAATACTGATGCAAAATTGTGAGCCTAGCTGTCTCAAAGGCAAAGTAACCAATTGCAGAAAAACAGGCACTATGAACAACTCTAGGCCCCATTCCTCGTGTAAACCCTATCCAGCCttcttccttcaaaatctgTTTAACAGTAGCTGAGACACCACTATACATTACAGCTGCAACCTTATTCACAGCCTCCCCATGAACCTGAGTCATCAATCTTGTCTTAACCACATCCAAAGGAGTTGTCAGTGAAGCTGATATGGCTCCAGCCAATGCACCACAACAGACACTCTGAAATGGCTCCAAATGAACCTGATGAGTACTATTCAATACCGCAGCTTTAAGATACTCAAACGATGAATAATTCAACACCCCAGCAGGCAAATTTCTCAGCAATGTAGCACTATATCCAgcatacaatcccaaaattccatcttttttcaaaattttcaataaaaCCTCCCAAGACCTCCCCTTTGCACCAGTTTGCATCCTCTGAGTAATTAATTCCTTAGGTACCATTATAGCTGATGAAACAATATTCCCCATAGCCCCAGCAGTAGGGGGTATCAAAACAGCTGGATATTGAGGGATTTTCGACAAAACTGACTTTCCAAACTCACATGTCCCAAAATACACAGCAGAAGAAGCCGTAGAACCAACAATCACCGCAGAAACTCCACTATAGAACCCCAAAATTCCCCTGGTTTTGAAGGTCTTAACAATGGCATCAACTGTACCACTATAAATTTCTGATGCCCCCTTTGTCTGGAGCTTAGTCTTGATTGTGTCAAGAGGATGGAGGCAGACATAAGTGAATGCACCAGCAATGCCTCCACCAGCAGCACCCATGAGggctttttccaaaacagagagATTCTTGAACAGGGCGTAGACTTGGGGAGAGCCTCTTGAGGCTGGTTTTAGCCAAATTCGAGAAGTGgggttttctgggtttttgatTTCAGGTTGAATGGAGATTGAAGTCGATGAAAATTGAAGAATCCtttttgggctgaaattttgaccattttttattttctctgcTTTACATGGGGTATTTGTGAGGCGACGGAGGGATGAGGTGCTGGTGGATAAGAGGGTGGTGTTAAGATTGTTGAAGAGGGTattgaaatcttggaaagttgATGAAGTTTGTGAATTTGATGAGAGAAAGCTAAGGGGTTTGCTGGTGCTAATTTCCATTTGTGGGGATTGGTTGCTACCAGAGTTGTTTCATTCAGGTCATAATGCGGTGATGGAGAATACTCGGGAGGCGTTTGGATACTGTGTCAGAAAGCCAGGTGTAGAACCAGCCAAGTAGGTACCAGGTAAAGCAATCTTGAAGCATCTCTTCCAATCACtcaatttagaaaattttagaaTAAAATCCAAAAACCATCTTTACACGAGACATAATCTATGGatgtgtttattttgttgaattgaGGACAACATAGTAACAAGGAAAAGCAACATAGAGATTAGAATGAGTTTGGCCAAGAAATTAGGCTAAAGGCAGTTTATTATGGTGTGAAATGCAGTAATTGATATGTTAATGTGATTTCATTAAAAGAGAAATATATGCAAAACTTTTGTATCGCATTCTTGGATGAAGAGGAAAAAATCCTTCTTTGTTCTGCACTGCACATTTTTTCAAtgtataaaaagaaaattgctgaTGTTTGTTAAGATTTTTGTGTGAATTTGCTAACCTATATGATGTAAAACACTAAAAAATCTAGAAGCCCTAAACCATCACTGTTGTCCACTTTTTGCCCGTGATCTAAATTTTATCTCCGACTGAATTTTGAACAAGTAAAAGTGCATAATTTAAGAACTTCTGGCCATTTTAGACGCAAGTCCATCTGGAATTGAAAGGCATTTTTGTCCATCCGTAATCAAAAGCATTGGGAGCAAAATTACAAGAACATAATCATCTCTTTCTCTTAGAGAACCAACGATTTTTCAGGgatttgtggacaaattgatggtgagattaaaaaaattgaagggttttctttttttattatgaTTGACAAAAATGTCCTTCGATTCCATGTGAACTTATATCTAAAATGGTTAGAAGTTCTTAAACTAGAAACCTTTGATTGTTCAAGAATCAATCAGAGACAAAATTTAGATCATGGATCAAAAGTCAACGATGTGATAGTTTAGAGGCTccccagttttttttttttaactactcAAACATTGCTAAATTTGAGCAATAAGTCGATGCTAGGAGCCAAGGCGCTGAAATGGAATTGTAGTTTGTTAATCATAGTTCTCATCTTTCCTGCCTCTCTAAACTCTCAATCGGTTAATTGACCAACAGACATAATAAGGCTTAGTGATTGCTCAGGAGTTTCCcttttaagaaaacaaaaatggagaaaaaaaatgatatgTGTGTTTTGTGTATAGTTTCTCTAAAACTGATAAtccaattgaagaagattttttcttttcatagcTTGAATTTTTGCTCAATCAACATAGAAGGCGGAGGAAGTTGCTCCGGTAGACATCTGGTGCTTTACTAATAATCCTTTCTACTTAATAAGAATTTCTTATCATAATCACCCTCCTGATTAAGTTCTACATGTTTCAGCATTTTCTACTCTCAGTTTATTGGATGCCTTGTAaatttcttctagagttcatTTTTGTCTCTGTTTTTCGTTTGAAATTCCCCAATTGGATCACATTGTTGCCTGTTCAGAAGGAAGACTTAGCCCAATCTTGTCACGTCCAATAACAAAATCAGCTTCATTCTTGTTCTTTTTGTACATAAACAAAGAGGCCCAATCTAGTATTTCTACCAACTAGATAAGAGAACAATTGGAGTTCTCAATTGAatgccaagtgtcactatatTGTTAGAGAAAGGAGTTTTTTTCCTGGTTTTTTCTACCAAAAAGTGAGAAATGTCTATTTCAGGCATGGTCTTCAAATTCAATGTCTTAATAGTTCCTTACTATTTAGGGGCTAATTGGTAACAATGGTTTAGTTATTTGCATTTGTTccttttgtttggtttttaaTTGATGTGAAAGGTCAATTGAATGCTTTTATGAAAACTAACTCATTAAATAGTTGCTAACTATTTAgggttatttttgtatttttgaaaatatttcttttataattttctgATCAAGTGCAAATAATTGTAAACTATTTGTGGGCCCTTTTATCACATGGGCTGTTTTGAATTAGATTATATGATTcattatataattaatataaattaatGGAGTTATGCCCGTTAGAAGTAATGTGCTTAGCCGTTAGTATATGACTGATGACTGATGTTGAAGTTAGTCAACAGCGAGAACAATTGGAGTTCTCAATTGAatgccaagtgtcactatatTGTTAGAGAAAGGAGTTTTTTTCCTGGTTTTTTCTACCAAAAAGTGAGAAATGTCTATTTCAGGCATGGTCTTCAAATTCAATGTCTTAATAGTTCCTTACTATTTAGGGGCTAATTGGTAACAATGGTTTAGTTATTTGCATTTGTTccttttgtttggtttttaaTTGATGTGAAAGGTCAATTGAATGCTTTTATGAAAACTAACTCATTAAATAGTTGCTAACTATTTAgggttatttttgtatttttgaaaatatttcttttataattttctgATCAAGTGCAAATAATTGTAAACTATTTGTGGGCCCTTTTATCACATGGGCTGTTTTGAATTAGATTATATGATTcattatataattaatataaattaatGGAGTTATGCCCGTTAGAAGTAATGTGCTTAGCCGTTAGTATATGACTGATGACTGATGTTGAAGTTAGTCAACAGCACCTTAATTGTCTTATTACTTAgggtaaacaacaaaaaagccccctgtggttaagcaatcatacataaaagccccctgtggtttCATATCATACCAGTCGATACCCCGTGGTTTGAATTAACCTGAAAAGTGGACGGAAATCGGCAAAACAGACGGAGCTGAGTGaatagacgaaaatacccttttgaagaacgcagcttgcatgtaaatttttttttttttttaagtaatttgttaaatagcctgcctgaaacccgcttgcgggtttcccCCTTATGTAAAATGACTAAAAGCTGCGTTTCTGTTCTATTTATATCAAACACATactctcaaaccctcacctgAAGGGTGAGAATGAGAGGGGAGGTTTGCTGGGCATCCTAGGGCCCTCCGATGGGCATGTGCAACtcaacgcagcttgcatgtaaaaaa contains the following coding sequences:
- the LOC113712565 gene encoding protein MITOFERRINLIKE 1, chloroplastic, which encodes MEISTSKPLSFLSSNSQTSSTFQDFNTLFNNLNTTLLSTSTSSLRRLTNTPCKAEKIKNGQNFSPKRILQFSSTSISIQPEIKNPENPTSRIWLKPASRGSPQVYALFKNLSVLEKALMGAAGGGIAGAFTYVCLHPLDTIKTKLQTKGASEIYSGTVDAIVKTFKTRGILGFYSGVSAVIVGSTASSAVYFGTCEFGKSVLSKIPQYPAVLIPPTAGAMGNIVSSAIMVPKELITQRMQTGAKGRSWEVLLKILKKDGILGLYAGYSATLLRNLPAGVLNYSSFEYLKAAVLNSTHQVHLEPFQSVCCGALAGAISASLTTPLDVVKTRLMTQVHGEAVNKVAAVMYSGVSATVKQILKEEGWIGFTRGMGPRVVHSACFSAIGYFAFETARLTILHQYLKQKELQNMALDSSSTVNQSE
- the LOC113711570 gene encoding L-type lectin-domain containing receptor kinase S.6-like, with the protein product MRSSSTILIWAYLLFLYVYTSSSFSSSAPLYFPANNVTLFGDASVENDSIRLTQDHQCTSPSQSTLESASSTSLSGIGRAFYINPIRFLDSSSKGTAASFSCSFSFNISPTPSCPFGDGLAFLVTSNMDSLSITDGWMGLPEEVSNTQDSFIAVEFDTSYNPFFDDINGNHVGIDVRQIKSLASVDVVSRGIDLKAGKEMTAWIEYRNSEKMIRVWVGYSQVRPLSPILVAQADFTGDFKEFMHVGFTASNGGGSAIHSISRWRFKTFWFRSSTLSMDTVEEGDCLACFPGDLDLNFDHSRKWKFGLILVIGGSAVITVILVAVALFVILCCIKRNRSKAKRERHIEYHIGRFQSYKVPKYLSLSEIKEATKGFKEDRIIGEGASAVVYEGEIPSCGNVAIKRFTRGKSIGPSHNSFDEAWRIPFDNEFATMIGCLRHKNLVQLKGWCCERNELVLVYEYMPNGSLDKILHGRSSVTKFLTWERRSNIVLGVASALVYLHEECINQIIHRDVKACNIMLDAEFNAKLGDFGLAAVYQRSLEIRDATVPAGTMGYLAPEYVFSGVPTVKTDVYSFGVVVLEVASGRRPVDDNRIVITDWVWELWGKGKLIEAADPKLKRCFNRKVMGRMLMVGLCCTHPDHQKRPTMREAARMLQGEVPIPSLPPRKPTVRIQSVLPEGILEDIMSIGEEADDNTPWSTPRTQFSRN